CGCCATTCCGCACCTGCTGCTGGGCATCTTCGTCGTGGCCCTGTTCCGGCCCGGGATCTGGCCGGTCGTGGTGTCGGTGGCACTGACCCACTGGCTGTCCACGGCCCGCATCGTGCGCGCCGAGGTGCTCTCGCTGCGCGGCCGCCCGTACGTGGACGCGGCCGTCTCCGGCGGCGCCTCGCGGTGGCGGGTCCTCGTCCGGCACCTGGTTCCGGGAGTGCTCCCGCAGGCCGGGCTGGCGGCGGTGCTGATGGTCCCGCACGCCATGTGGCACGAGTCCGCCCTGTCCTTCCTCGGCCTCGGCCTGCCCGCCCACCAGGCCAGCCTCGGCACCCTCGTGCAGGGCGGCCGCGGTTCGCTGCTCGCCGGCGACTGGTGGCCCACCCTCTTCCCCGGCCTGCTGCTGATCGTCCCGACGCTGGCCATCGCCGGCCTCGCCGGCGCCTGGCGCGACCGGCTCAATCCCCGCCGCCGCTCGGAGCTGAACCTGTGAGCCCGCACCGCACACCGCCCCCACCCGCCCCGGAGCCGGTTCCGCCCCGGCGGGGGGACCGCGAAGCCACCTCCGCCGGTGCCGGTCCCGGTGCCGGTCCGGCAGCCGCAGCCGGCGCGCACGGGCCGGTGCTCACCGTCGAGGGGCTGTCCGTCCGCTTCCGGATGCGGGGCGGGCGGCACGTCGAGGCCGTCTCGGGCGCCTCCTTCCGGCTGCGGGCCGGGGAGTGCCTCGCCCTCGTCGGCGAGAGCGGCTGCGGCAAGTCCG
The Streptomyces sp. NBC_00091 genome window above contains:
- a CDS encoding ABC transporter permease, whose translation is MADLSWRRRGRGRRSTRALRVRTAAAVTALIALAVLLVPPLAQLDQQAVDLSAKLLPPSWEHPFGTDDVGRDLLLRCVYGLRVSLLVGLVAAFVATVLGTAVGAAAGALGGWTDRLVMRAVDTLSAIPHLLLGIFVVALFRPGIWPVVVSVALTHWLSTARIVRAEVLSLRGRPYVDAAVSGGASRWRVLVRHLVPGVLPQAGLAAVLMVPHAMWHESALSFLGLGLPAHQASLGTLVQGGRGSLLAGDWWPTLFPGLLLIVPTLAIAGLAGAWRDRLNPRRRSELNL